A window of the Synechococcus sp. LTW-R genome harbors these coding sequences:
- a CDS encoding tetratricopeptide repeat-containing glycosyltransferase family protein → MRDWTGDEASMEDRIKAAEQISCRLVNSREFEKCIAFVQSSIKDSVDSFTIRMNEVACYINRQNWLDAVRTLDDAHEKYNSHGLTESQQHLSIMYYSLVEQEIGDVDKAEKALRELALLKKEDEIVQFNYSLSLIKKKKYREAIDRLLEIVIKRPEWGAAYFSVANCYQNLGLDGEAIFWYKQALKKNDAHNVRLNLSLSLLRSGRFEEGWREFENRPRTWNLDWLRCNWHPGDEIRGKSVAIITDEGIGDAIMFMPLLAKVVKDSLRHVVYADKRLASVFKRCIPGLIIETRVNDNRYKEYDVFMRLASLAGVYYTTKEDIAQRSSYLTCDEVEKKKWARKLANSKCLRVGIGWRGGVGRDAIEKRSVPLIEWKILGKGLNVEWISLQHRPDRDQINAANSCYNVDIKVFEKLGEDIEELTALIENLDLIITCEQTVAHIAGALGKECLVLAASPPGWRYIEDLDIATHRRMLWYKSVTLIRQNDWAICEKKIKALQ, encoded by the coding sequence ATGAGAGACTGGACCGGCGATGAGGCTTCGATGGAAGATCGTATAAAAGCTGCCGAACAAATAAGTTGTAGACTTGTAAACAGCAGAGAGTTTGAGAAATGCATTGCATTCGTGCAATCAAGCATCAAGGATTCGGTAGATAGCTTCACAATAAGGATGAATGAGGTTGCTTGCTATATAAATAGGCAGAATTGGCTTGATGCTGTAAGAACCCTAGATGATGCGCATGAGAAGTATAACTCACATGGACTGACAGAAAGCCAACAGCATTTATCTATAATGTACTACTCATTGGTGGAACAAGAGATAGGAGATGTCGATAAGGCAGAAAAGGCTCTAAGAGAATTAGCATTATTAAAGAAAGAGGATGAGATAGTTCAGTTCAACTATAGTTTATCACTTATCAAAAAGAAGAAATACAGAGAGGCCATAGATAGATTGCTTGAGATAGTTATAAAGAGACCGGAATGGGGAGCGGCTTACTTTTCGGTCGCAAATTGCTATCAAAACTTGGGATTAGATGGTGAAGCAATATTTTGGTATAAACAAGCGTTGAAAAAGAATGATGCACATAATGTACGTCTTAATCTTTCTCTAAGTTTACTGCGGAGTGGGAGATTCGAGGAAGGTTGGCGTGAGTTTGAGAATCGTCCTAGAACATGGAACTTAGATTGGCTAAGATGTAATTGGCATCCAGGAGATGAAATCAGAGGCAAAAGTGTTGCAATAATAACTGATGAGGGGATTGGAGATGCAATAATGTTTATGCCTCTTTTGGCTAAGGTTGTAAAAGATTCTCTAAGGCATGTGGTTTATGCTGATAAAAGGCTGGCAAGCGTTTTCAAGCGATGCATACCAGGCCTCATCATTGAAACCAGGGTAAACGACAATAGATATAAGGAATATGACGTTTTCATGAGGCTAGCAAGCCTTGCTGGTGTTTATTACACTACTAAAGAGGACATAGCACAAAGATCCTCCTATCTAACATGCGATGAGGTTGAAAAGAAAAAGTGGGCGAGGAAGTTAGCAAACTCAAAATGCTTAAGAGTGGGAATAGGATGGCGGGGAGGAGTTGGGAGAGATGCTATTGAGAAGCGATCAGTTCCGCTTATAGAGTGGAAGATCTTAGGCAAAGGATTAAATGTAGAATGGATTTCGTTGCAACATAGACCAGACAGAGATCAGATCAATGCAGCAAATAGCTGCTACAATGTAGATATCAAGGTATTCGAGAAACTTGGTGAAGATATAGAAGAATTAACCGCACTAATAGAAAATCTAGATTTAATTATTACGTGTGAGCAGACTGTGGCCCATATAGCTGGTGCCCTTGGCAAAGAATGCTTGGTGCTTGCGGCAAGTCCACCAGGTTGGCGATATATTGAAGATTTGGATATCGCAACGCATCGTAGAATGCTTTGGTATAAATCGGTGACATTAATCCGTCAGAATGATTGGGCTATATGCGAAAAAAAGATTAAAGCGCTGCAGTAA
- a CDS encoding methyltransferase domain-containing protein, with amino-acid sequence MIPDRSVDLIYACHVLEHFDRRSFPNVLREWFSKLKDGGILRLSVPNFESIVQVYISEGFQDGLSGLIGLLVGGQRDASDFHKMIFDYNLLSSSLLETGFSHCRLWDWRSTDHSCVDDYSQAYLPHLDKIDGRLMSLNVEAVK; translated from the coding sequence ATGATTCCCGACCGATCGGTTGATCTTATTTATGCTTGTCATGTTCTTGAGCATTTTGACCGTAGATCCTTCCCTAATGTTCTGCGAGAGTGGTTTTCCAAGCTTAAGGATGGAGGAATTCTTCGTTTGTCGGTACCTAATTTTGAATCAATTGTTCAAGTTTACATCTCTGAAGGTTTCCAAGATGGGCTCAGCGGCCTAATTGGTCTGCTTGTTGGTGGTCAGCGTGATGCCTCTGATTTTCACAAAATGATCTTTGACTACAACTTGCTCTCTTCCTCACTTCTCGAAACTGGTTTTTCTCACTGTCGACTTTGGGATTGGCGGTCCACGGATCACTCATGCGTTGACGATTATTCTCAGGCCTATTTGCCTCATTTAGACAAAATCGACGGTCGTCTCATGAGCTTGAATGTTGAAGCAGTAAAGTGA